A window of Streptomyces sp. SAI-127 contains these coding sequences:
- a CDS encoding ferredoxin, whose protein sequence is MRIHVDIHRCVGAGMCALTAPGVFTQDDDGYGAVLPGRDDGAGDPLVRDAARSCPVQAIALGESADR, encoded by the coding sequence ATGCGGATCCATGTGGACATCCACCGATGCGTGGGTGCGGGCATGTGCGCCCTCACGGCGCCGGGCGTCTTCACCCAGGACGACGACGGGTACGGCGCGGTGCTGCCTGGACGGGACGACGGAGCCGGCGACCCGCTGGTGCGGGACGCGGCCCGCTCCTGTCCGGTGCAGGCCATCGCGCTGGGGGAGTCCGCCGACCGCTGA
- a CDS encoding DoxX family protein has translation MTRVLKAAGPASPETPDQLDTPDQQTDVPLVVPWSPATRVAFRFGLAYVALFFLTEMRIMYPLLGVFGNDLPAGALVWQYHLVRPVVTWVGEHVFGVDAALIEPVQSGDQRFFWVLAFCWFVGALVVTAVWSVIDRHRTDYVWLHKWFHVVVRLCLAAQLFSFGFAKVFPLQMSLPLTRLVEPYGDFGMLNVLWSQVGSSQPYEILLGCAEVTAAVLLLVPRTAILGALLASVELTQVLILNVTYQVPLKIFTFHLLLLALILLAPHAVRLVGFFVTDRGVGPLRRPQLFRTRRAASLALAVQILFGAWLAGSQVHEEWKLWDSIGTSGPKPPLYGIWNVAEFSLDGHDRPPLTTDGERWNRLIVDTSHSYQPGPVSSQRMDGSIVDYAATFDAKSRTMALARLDDPTWSARLVFTQSTPDRLTLNGVLHGHKVRMRLEKADLSSFPLTHNGPRWVQDGPYQPRLELR, from the coding sequence ATGACACGAGTGCTCAAAGCCGCCGGGCCCGCGAGTCCGGAGACACCCGACCAACTCGATACGCCCGACCAGCAGACGGACGTCCCGCTGGTGGTGCCGTGGAGCCCTGCCACGCGTGTGGCGTTCCGGTTCGGGCTGGCCTATGTCGCCCTGTTCTTCCTGACCGAGATGCGGATCATGTATCCGCTGCTCGGAGTCTTCGGCAATGACCTGCCCGCGGGGGCACTGGTCTGGCAGTACCACCTCGTGCGCCCTGTGGTGACCTGGGTCGGCGAGCATGTGTTCGGCGTCGACGCGGCGTTGATCGAGCCCGTGCAGAGCGGCGACCAGAGATTCTTCTGGGTGCTGGCCTTCTGCTGGTTCGTCGGTGCCCTCGTGGTCACGGCGGTGTGGTCCGTGATCGACCGGCACCGCACCGACTACGTGTGGCTGCACAAGTGGTTCCACGTCGTCGTCCGGTTGTGCCTGGCGGCCCAGTTGTTCTCTTTCGGGTTCGCCAAGGTGTTCCCGCTGCAGATGTCGCTGCCGCTGACCCGGCTGGTGGAACCGTACGGCGACTTCGGGATGCTGAACGTCTTGTGGTCACAGGTCGGCAGCTCCCAGCCGTACGAGATCCTGCTCGGGTGCGCCGAGGTCACCGCTGCTGTCCTGCTCCTGGTCCCCCGGACCGCGATCCTGGGGGCGCTCCTGGCGTCGGTCGAGTTGACCCAGGTGCTCATCCTCAACGTCACCTACCAGGTGCCGCTGAAGATCTTCACGTTCCACCTGCTGCTGCTGGCCCTGATCCTGCTGGCTCCGCACGCGGTCCGTCTGGTCGGGTTCTTCGTGACGGACCGGGGTGTGGGCCCCCTCCGCAGGCCACAACTGTTCCGGACCCGCCGGGCCGCGTCCCTCGCCCTTGCCGTGCAGATCCTCTTCGGGGCATGGCTGGCCGGCTCCCAGGTGCACGAGGAATGGAAGCTGTGGGACTCGATCGGCACGTCGGGGCCGAAGCCGCCGCTGTACGGCATCTGGAACGTCGCCGAGTTCTCTCTGGACGGGCACGACCGCCCGCCCCTGACGACGGACGGCGAGCGGTGGAACCGCCTCATCGTGGACACCAGCCACTCCTACCAACCGGGGCCCGTGTCCAGCCAGCGCATGGACGGCTCCATCGTCGACTACGCGGCCACCTTCGACGCGAAGAGCCGGACGATGGCCCTGGCACGGCTCGACGACCCGACCTGGTCCGCGCGGCTGGTCTTCACCCAGTCCACGCCCGACCGGCTGACGCTGAACGGCGTGCTGCACGGTCACAAGGTCCGTATGCGGCTGGAGAAGGCCGACCTCTCGTCCTTCCCCCTCACTCACAACGGTCCGCGCTGGGTGCAGGACGGTCCCTACCAGCCGCGTCTGGAACTTCGGTGA
- a CDS encoding non-ribosomal peptide synthetase, which translates to MVPLSFAQRRLWFLYRFTGPSPTYNIPAVLRLHGRLDVGALRAALRDVVLRHDSLRTLIVDDATDSPAQRVLSASETTLDVPLVPVDPADIASTVAQAIEYPFDLYTEIPVRARILRCAADEHVLVLVVHHIAADGGSSAPFTRDLALAYKARTNGCAPSWSPLPVRYVDYTLWQRELLGDESAENSLLAKQVAYWRSELADLPLPLPLPLDRPRPTMASYRGDVVDFSIDPELLTGIEELARSRGSTVSMVLQAALTVLLHRLGGGDDITVGSPIAGRTDEALTDMVGFFVNTWVLRVDLVGNPSFDQVLQQVRDKALAAYDNQDAPFERLVELLNPDRSLAYHPFFQVMFAWQNSARLDLEMPGLRVTAEPVATRTAKFDLFFNIVPDPTARGAGGVIEYSTDLFDRDTVERLAARLRTVLRRVVAHPDVGIDSVDVLEPGERDLLLHEFNDTEAPLPPLPLHALFEAQAAATPDAVAVESGTTTLTYRELDRLASAVARNLVRGGVGPETLVAVALPRSADLVVALLAVLKAGGAYLPLDTAYPAERLAFMLRDAAPALVITEGGFTPPGGMTGVRIDELTGAADDPLPDARHTDHLAYVMYTSGSSGVPKGIAITHRSVAGLALDRRWSDAHDRVLLHSPHTFDASTFELWVPLLRGGRVVVGPPGNPDTAALAALVKDRQLTAMWLTAGLFSVVADQDPGCLNGLRELWVGGDVVSPDAVARVRAACPGLKVVDGYGPTETTVFATAHVVPAGQPVTRVPIGGPMDNMRTYVLDPGLRPVPPGVVGELYVAGVGLARGYLGRAGLTAERFLACPFAGPGERMYRTGDLAAWNRAGELVFHGRADTQVKVRGFRIEPGEVEAALTEHPAVAQAVVVAREDNDDDQRLVAYVVPDLEEADSADDHIDEWQQVYERMYAAPEAGFGEDFSGWNSSYTGKPIPRTEMRQWRDAAVERVLCWAPRKVLEIGVGSGLLLAHIVPHVEEYWGTDFSAVAVDRLRGQVEAAGWAGRTHLRCQAADDISGLPTRRFDTVVLNSVVQYFPDADYLDRVLRQAFDLLAPGGRLVVGDVRHAGSLRLLHHAVQRARRPGAAPGVLRAAVEHAVFLEKELVLDPEWFTRWSERAGATVDIRLKAGRAHNELTRHRYEVVLHKAPVTAVSLAGLPTLVWGSDIEELTDLDRPGRLREGTPVRIAGIPNARLSGETTTDEPAPPGPAAVDPQCLQEWAAARGRDALVTWSADAADRFDAVVLPDRPAPGQVFGGGFVTAGAPARPLANHPTRVRESGKLLAALRGYARERLPEYMVPSAVVAVGSIPLSPNGKLDRRALPAPEFTSASDGQAPRTPYEEILAGLFAEVLGLDQVGVDDDFFLLGGHSLLATRLVGRIRAELGVETPVRTVFEVGTVAGLAARLAAAQTARPPLTAQPRPERVPLSFAQQRLWFLHRFEGPSTTYNTTTMLRLRGELDVRALRAAVGDVVHRHESLRTLIAEDDDGAPYQRIVPANDITPDVPVTEIPRADLGNALTAEAAHRFDLATEIPLRAKVFRSAPDDHVLALVIHHIASDGSSAAPLVKDLTTAYTARRDGRSPAWRPLAVQYADYALWQRSLLGDESDPDSVMAAEVEYWRRELDGAPEPLPLPLDRPRSAAGERREDRIEFALGPDLMAAVEELARRRSVTVSMVLQAALATLLHRMGSGDDITIGSPIAGRTDEAMADLVGFFVNTWVLRVDLGGDPSFETVLDAVRTKALAAYDNQEAPFDRLVELVNPNRSAAHHPLVQVICAWQNSPEAELRLPGLVIEVEPFARTTTAKFDLAVSLGPDPSGSGALGLAEYDTDLFDRDTVRGLVNRLLSVVHQVVADPAVPLSAVDLFEPGEFDRFVHEVNDTAADLPGETITELFARQAAATPDALAVTGDAASLTYRELDAAADRVGAELARRGVTAESLVGVALPRSPEMIVTLLAVLKAGAAYLPVDPEYPAERLAFVLDDARPQLIVGDEEFTRRPAQDDCPRVAYGDLAGHGAPFDLTGRALSGDQLAYVIYTSGSTGRPKGVAISHRGVVQFAVDKWCRREGNERVLLRTRHTFDPMTYELWPTLLRGDCVVLAPPDDLDADVFESFVTRHGVTSTLLITPVFNHLVEQNPRCLARLNEVWIGGERLSPAAVDRAVTACPDTTFVNAFGPTEITCNSTVHEIGPGPVRTDVPVGLPMDNMRVYVLDGRLRPVPPGVPGELYMAGHGLARGYLNRAGLTAGRFVACPFGEPGERMYRTGDLGLWNSRGVLEFRGRADHQVKVRGYRIEPGEVESVLTEHPAVGQAVVIARELRDLGTHLLAYVVADGTTDDELRQYLASRLPDYMVPSAIVFLDRLPLTSHQKLDRAALPAPDFAADEYRAPRTADEQALADLVGEVLGVERVGVDDDFFLLGGHSMLVVRLVNRIAAVLGVSVPVRTVFQHPVVADLAARLRSVADAAPEDPFAVVLPIRTEGDRPPLWMIHPGSGLCWAYMSFADHLPNQPMYGIQAREYDPTQPQATSVDDMVTHYLRHITALQPNGPYLLFGWSGGGTLAHAIAVELRRRGKAVGLLAMLDSAVAGGLGTENDFAEADVIEDANTQAFVRDYLGRSAGAADYQSVVETVAAVTVRHTKLLDEYATPLFDGDVLFFTATVDDHGFAAQWPPYVRGRIEEHRIACKHRDMSQPEYAAEICSVIDRALQG; encoded by the coding sequence ATGGTTCCCCTGTCCTTCGCCCAGCGTCGGCTGTGGTTCCTGTACAGGTTCACCGGGCCGTCGCCGACGTACAACATCCCCGCGGTGCTGCGGCTGCACGGCCGGCTGGACGTCGGAGCGCTCCGTGCGGCCCTCCGTGACGTCGTGCTGCGGCACGACAGCCTGCGCACGCTCATCGTCGACGACGCCACGGACTCCCCTGCGCAGCGGGTGCTGTCGGCGAGCGAGACGACCCTGGACGTGCCGCTGGTGCCCGTGGACCCGGCCGACATCGCCTCCACCGTCGCGCAGGCGATCGAGTATCCGTTTGATCTGTATACCGAGATCCCGGTGCGCGCGCGGATCCTGCGGTGCGCGGCGGACGAGCACGTGCTCGTGCTGGTCGTCCACCACATCGCGGCCGACGGCGGTTCCTCGGCCCCGTTCACCCGCGATCTCGCCCTCGCCTACAAGGCCCGGACGAACGGCTGCGCGCCGAGCTGGTCCCCGCTGCCCGTGCGGTACGTGGACTACACGTTGTGGCAGCGGGAGCTGCTGGGTGACGAGTCCGCCGAGAACAGCCTGCTGGCCAAGCAGGTGGCGTACTGGCGGAGCGAACTGGCGGACCTGCCGCTGCCGCTGCCGCTGCCGCTGGACCGCCCCCGTCCCACGATGGCCAGTTACCGGGGCGACGTCGTCGACTTCTCCATCGACCCGGAGCTTCTCACCGGCATCGAGGAGCTCGCCCGCAGCCGCGGCAGCACCGTGTCCATGGTGTTGCAGGCCGCTCTTACGGTCCTGTTGCATCGGCTCGGCGGCGGTGACGACATCACCGTCGGGTCGCCGATCGCGGGCCGGACGGACGAGGCGCTCACCGACATGGTCGGGTTCTTCGTCAACACCTGGGTGCTGCGGGTGGATCTGGTCGGCAATCCCTCCTTCGACCAGGTGCTCCAGCAGGTGCGGGACAAGGCCCTGGCCGCCTACGACAACCAGGACGCGCCCTTCGAGCGGCTGGTCGAACTGCTCAACCCCGACCGCTCGCTGGCCTACCACCCGTTCTTCCAGGTGATGTTCGCCTGGCAGAACAGCGCCCGGCTCGACCTCGAGATGCCGGGATTGCGGGTCACGGCCGAGCCGGTCGCGACCAGGACCGCCAAGTTCGACCTGTTCTTCAACATCGTCCCGGACCCGACGGCACGCGGCGCCGGCGGCGTCATCGAGTACTCGACGGACCTGTTCGACCGGGACACCGTCGAGCGGCTCGCCGCCCGCCTGCGGACGGTGCTCCGCCGGGTCGTCGCACACCCCGACGTCGGGATCGACTCCGTCGACGTCCTGGAACCCGGCGAACGGGACCTGCTGCTGCACGAGTTCAACGACACCGAAGCCCCGCTGCCGCCGCTGCCGCTCCACGCCCTGTTCGAGGCGCAGGCGGCGGCGACTCCCGACGCCGTCGCGGTCGAGTCCGGCACCACGACCCTGACGTACCGCGAACTCGACCGCCTGGCCTCCGCCGTCGCGCGCAACCTCGTCCGCGGGGGAGTGGGTCCGGAGACTTTGGTGGCGGTCGCCCTGCCGCGGTCGGCGGACCTGGTGGTCGCCCTGCTGGCGGTGCTCAAGGCGGGCGGCGCCTACCTCCCCCTCGACACCGCCTACCCCGCGGAGCGCCTGGCCTTCATGCTGCGCGACGCCGCCCCGGCTCTCGTGATCACCGAGGGCGGGTTCACCCCGCCCGGCGGTATGACGGGCGTACGGATCGACGAGTTGACCGGTGCCGCCGACGACCCGCTGCCCGACGCACGGCACACCGATCACCTCGCCTACGTCATGTACACGTCGGGTTCGAGCGGTGTCCCCAAGGGCATCGCGATCACCCACCGCAGCGTCGCCGGCCTGGCGCTGGACCGGCGGTGGAGCGACGCGCACGACCGGGTGCTGCTGCACTCTCCCCACACGTTCGACGCCTCGACCTTCGAGCTGTGGGTGCCCCTGCTGCGCGGAGGCCGGGTTGTCGTCGGCCCGCCGGGAAACCCGGACACCGCAGCCCTGGCCGCCCTGGTGAAGGACCGGCAGCTCACCGCGATGTGGCTGACCGCCGGGCTGTTCTCGGTGGTCGCCGACCAGGACCCGGGCTGTCTGAACGGGTTGCGCGAGCTGTGGGTGGGCGGCGACGTGGTCTCCCCGGACGCGGTGGCGCGCGTACGTGCCGCGTGCCCCGGGCTGAAGGTGGTCGACGGGTACGGCCCCACGGAGACCACCGTCTTCGCGACCGCCCACGTAGTCCCGGCGGGGCAGCCGGTCACGCGGGTGCCGATCGGCGGGCCCATGGACAACATGCGCACCTACGTGCTCGACCCCGGACTGCGGCCGGTTCCGCCCGGCGTGGTGGGGGAGTTGTACGTCGCCGGGGTCGGCCTCGCGCGCGGCTACCTGGGCCGGGCCGGCCTGACCGCAGAACGGTTCCTGGCCTGTCCCTTCGCCGGGCCCGGGGAACGGATGTACCGCACCGGGGACCTGGCCGCCTGGAACAGGGCGGGGGAGTTGGTCTTCCACGGCCGGGCGGACACCCAGGTGAAGGTGCGCGGGTTCCGGATCGAGCCGGGCGAGGTCGAGGCCGCGCTGACCGAGCACCCCGCCGTGGCCCAGGCGGTCGTGGTCGCCCGCGAGGACAACGACGACGACCAGCGCCTGGTCGCCTACGTCGTGCCGGACCTCGAGGAGGCCGACTCCGCGGACGATCACATCGACGAGTGGCAGCAGGTCTACGAGCGGATGTACGCCGCCCCGGAAGCCGGTTTCGGCGAGGACTTCTCCGGCTGGAACTCCAGCTACACCGGAAAGCCCATACCGCGCACCGAGATGCGCCAGTGGCGTGACGCCGCGGTCGAGCGGGTGCTGTGCTGGGCGCCGCGGAAGGTCCTGGAAATCGGCGTCGGCTCCGGGCTGTTGCTCGCCCACATCGTGCCGCACGTCGAGGAGTACTGGGGCACGGACTTCTCCGCCGTCGCCGTCGACCGGCTGCGCGGCCAGGTTGAGGCGGCGGGCTGGGCGGGCCGGACACACCTGCGCTGCCAGGCCGCCGACGACATCTCGGGCCTGCCCACGCGGCGATTCGATACAGTCGTACTCAACTCCGTTGTGCAGTACTTCCCGGACGCCGACTACCTCGACCGCGTGCTGCGCCAGGCCTTCGACCTCCTGGCCCCGGGCGGCCGCCTGGTCGTCGGTGACGTGCGGCACGCGGGATCGCTGCGCCTGCTGCACCACGCCGTACAGCGGGCCCGGCGCCCCGGCGCCGCACCCGGCGTGCTGCGGGCCGCCGTGGAGCACGCCGTCTTCCTGGAGAAGGAACTGGTGCTCGACCCCGAGTGGTTCACCCGGTGGAGCGAGCGGGCAGGAGCCACCGTCGACATACGGCTCAAGGCGGGCCGTGCCCACAACGAGCTGACCCGGCACCGCTACGAGGTGGTCCTGCACAAGGCACCGGTCACCGCCGTCTCCCTCGCCGGCCTACCGACACTGGTGTGGGGATCCGACATCGAGGAGCTGACGGACCTGGACCGACCGGGCCGCCTGCGCGAAGGAACCCCCGTGCGGATCGCAGGCATCCCCAACGCGCGTCTGTCCGGGGAAACCACGACGGACGAACCGGCACCTCCCGGCCCCGCCGCCGTCGATCCGCAGTGCCTCCAGGAGTGGGCCGCCGCCCGCGGCCGGGACGCGCTGGTGACCTGGTCCGCCGACGCGGCCGACCGGTTCGACGCGGTGGTGCTGCCCGACCGCCCCGCACCGGGACAGGTGTTCGGCGGCGGCTTCGTCACCGCCGGCGCGCCCGCCCGGCCACTGGCCAACCACCCCACCCGCGTACGCGAGTCCGGCAAACTGCTTGCCGCCCTACGCGGGTACGCCAGGGAGCGACTGCCCGAGTACATGGTGCCGTCGGCGGTCGTGGCCGTCGGCAGCATCCCGCTGTCGCCCAACGGGAAGCTGGACCGACGGGCCCTGCCGGCACCGGAGTTCACCTCGGCGTCCGACGGACAGGCACCGCGGACGCCGTACGAGGAGATCCTGGCCGGCCTGTTCGCCGAGGTGCTGGGCCTCGACCAGGTCGGCGTGGACGACGACTTCTTCCTGCTGGGCGGCCACTCCCTGCTGGCCACCCGGCTCGTCGGCCGTATCCGCGCCGAACTCGGCGTGGAGACACCGGTCCGCACCGTGTTCGAGGTCGGCACGGTCGCCGGGCTCGCCGCACGGCTGGCCGCGGCGCAGACGGCACGGCCGCCGCTGACCGCCCAGCCGCGGCCCGAGCGGGTGCCGCTGTCGTTCGCCCAGCAACGGCTGTGGTTCCTGCACCGGTTCGAGGGCCCCTCGACCACCTACAACACGACCACCATGCTGAGGTTGCGCGGCGAGCTGGACGTGCGGGCCCTGCGGGCAGCCGTGGGTGACGTGGTGCACCGGCACGAGAGCCTGCGCACTCTGATCGCCGAGGACGACGACGGCGCCCCGTATCAGCGGATCGTGCCCGCCAACGACATCACGCCGGACGTGCCCGTCACCGAGATCCCGCGTGCGGACCTCGGGAACGCCCTGACCGCGGAGGCCGCCCACCGTTTCGACCTGGCGACGGAGATCCCGCTGCGCGCCAAGGTGTTCCGCAGCGCCCCCGACGACCACGTGCTCGCGCTGGTCATCCATCACATCGCCAGCGACGGGAGCTCGGCGGCACCACTGGTCAAGGACCTCACGACGGCGTACACCGCGCGCCGGGACGGCCGCTCGCCGGCCTGGCGGCCCCTGGCCGTGCAGTACGCGGACTACGCGCTGTGGCAGCGCTCCCTGCTCGGCGACGAGTCCGACCCGGACAGCGTGATGGCCGCCGAGGTCGAGTACTGGCGGCGTGAGCTGGACGGCGCCCCGGAACCCCTGCCCCTGCCACTGGACCGCCCGCGCTCGGCGGCCGGGGAACGCCGCGAGGACCGGATCGAGTTCGCGCTTGGGCCCGATCTCATGGCCGCCGTCGAGGAACTGGCGCGCCGGCGCAGCGTGACCGTCTCCATGGTGCTCCAGGCCGCGCTGGCGACCCTGCTGCACCGCATGGGCAGCGGCGACGACATCACCATCGGATCGCCGATCGCGGGCCGGACGGACGAGGCCATGGCCGACCTCGTCGGTTTCTTCGTCAATACCTGGGTGCTGCGGGTCGACCTCGGCGGCGACCCCTCCTTCGAGACGGTGCTCGACGCGGTCCGCACCAAGGCGCTGGCCGCCTACGACAACCAGGAGGCGCCCTTCGACCGGCTGGTCGAACTGGTCAACCCCAACCGTTCCGCGGCCCACCACCCGCTGGTCCAGGTCATCTGCGCGTGGCAGAACAGCCCCGAGGCCGAGCTGCGCCTGCCCGGCCTGGTGATCGAGGTCGAGCCCTTCGCCCGTACGACCACCGCCAAGTTCGACCTCGCCGTCTCGCTGGGCCCCGACCCGAGCGGCTCGGGCGCGCTCGGCCTGGCCGAGTACGACACCGACCTGTTCGACCGCGACACCGTGCGCGGACTCGTCAACCGCCTGCTCAGCGTCGTCCACCAGGTCGTTGCCGACCCGGCGGTGCCGCTCAGCGCGGTCGATCTGTTCGAACCCGGTGAGTTCGACCGGTTCGTCCACGAGGTCAACGACACGGCCGCGGACCTGCCGGGGGAGACGATCACGGAACTGTTCGCCCGGCAGGCAGCGGCCACACCGGACGCGCTCGCCGTGACGGGCGACGCGGCGTCGCTGACGTACCGGGAGCTGGACGCGGCGGCCGACCGTGTGGGGGCGGAGCTGGCGCGGCGCGGAGTCACCGCCGAATCCCTGGTGGGCGTCGCCCTGCCGCGGTCCCCGGAGATGATCGTCACGCTGCTGGCGGTGCTGAAGGCCGGCGCCGCCTACTTGCCCGTCGACCCCGAGTACCCGGCGGAGCGGCTGGCGTTCGTGCTCGACGACGCCCGTCCGCAACTCATCGTGGGAGACGAGGAGTTCACCCGACGGCCAGCCCAGGACGACTGCCCGCGAGTGGCCTACGGCGACCTCGCCGGCCACGGCGCTCCCTTCGACCTCACCGGCCGGGCCCTCTCCGGCGACCAGTTGGCCTACGTCATCTACACCTCGGGATCGACCGGACGTCCCAAGGGCGTGGCCATCTCCCACCGCGGCGTCGTGCAGTTCGCGGTCGACAAGTGGTGCCGCCGGGAGGGCAACGAACGGGTACTGCTGCGCACCCGGCACACCTTCGACCCCATGACGTACGAGCTGTGGCCGACGCTGCTGCGCGGCGACTGCGTCGTTCTGGCGCCGCCCGACGACCTCGACGCCGATGTCTTCGAGTCCTTCGTCACCCGGCACGGCGTCACCAGCACGCTGCTGATCACCCCGGTCTTCAACCACCTGGTCGAGCAGAACCCGCGCTGCCTCGCCCGCCTGAACGAGGTGTGGATCGGCGGCGAACGCCTCTCGCCCGCCGCCGTCGACCGAGCCGTCACGGCGTGCCCGGACACCACGTTCGTGAACGCCTTCGGACCGACCGAGATCACCTGCAACTCGACGGTGCACGAGATCGGCCCCGGACCGGTGCGCACCGACGTACCCGTCGGACTGCCGATGGACAACATGCGCGTCTACGTCCTCGACGGGCGGCTGCGTCCCGTCCCGCCGGGCGTCCCGGGGGAGCTGTACATGGCGGGCCACGGGCTCGCCCGGGGCTATCTGAACCGGGCGGGGCTGACCGCCGGCCGGTTCGTGGCCTGCCCGTTCGGCGAACCGGGGGAGCGGATGTACCGGACCGGCGACCTCGGCCTGTGGAACTCCCGCGGGGTCCTGGAGTTCCGCGGCAGGGCGGACCACCAGGTCAAGGTCCGCGGATACCGGATCGAGCCCGGTGAGGTGGAGTCGGTGCTCACCGAGCACCCGGCCGTGGGGCAGGCCGTGGTGATCGCCCGTGAACTGCGCGACCTCGGTACCCACCTGCTCGCCTACGTGGTCGCCGACGGCACCACCGACGACGAGCTGCGCCAGTACCTGGCGAGCAGACTTCCGGACTACATGGTGCCGTCGGCGATCGTGTTCCTGGACCGGCTGCCGCTGACCTCACACCAGAAACTGGACCGCGCGGCCCTGCCGGCCCCGGACTTCGCCGCCGACGAGTACCGCGCGCCGCGTACCGCCGACGAGCAGGCCCTGGCCGACCTGGTCGGCGAGGTGCTCGGTGTCGAACGGGTCGGCGTGGACGACGACTTCTTCCTGCTCGGCGGCCACTCCATGCTCGTGGTCCGGCTGGTCAACCGGATCGCCGCAGTGCTGGGGGTGTCCGTGCCGGTCCGGACGGTGTTCCAGCACCCGGTGGTGGCCGACCTCGCCGCCCGGTTGCGGAGCGTCGCCGATGCGGCCCCGGAGGACCCGTTCGCCGTGGTGCTGCCGATCCGCACGGAGGGCGACCGGCCGCCCCTGTGGATGATCCACCCGGGCAGCGGACTGTGCTGGGCTTACATGAGCTTCGCCGACCACCTGCCGAACCAGCCGATGTACGGCATCCAAGCACGCGAGTACGACCCGACGCAGCCGCAGGCGACCTCCGTCGACGACATGGTCACCCACTATCTGCGGCACATCACCGCGCTCCAGCCGAACGGGCCCTACCTGCTGTTCGGCTGGTCGGGCGGTGGCACCCTGGCCCACGCGATCGCGGTGGAGCTGCGCCGGCGCGGCAAGGCGGTGGGCCTATTGGCCATGCTGGACAGCGCCGTCGCCGGCGGTCTGGGCACGGAGAACGACTTCGCGGAGGCCGACGTCATCGAGGACGCCAACACGCAGGCGTTCGTCAGGGACTACCTCGGCCGGTCCGCGGGCGCGGCCGACTATCAGTCGGTCGTCGAGACCGTGGCGGCCGTGACCGTGCGCCACACGAAACTCCTCGACGAGTACGCCACCCCGCTCTTCGACGGTGACGTGCTGTTCTTCACCGCCACGGTCGACGACCACGGCTTCGCCGCGCAGTGGCCGCCCTATGTGCGCGGCCGGATCGAGGAGCACCGGATCGCCTGCAAGCACCGGGACATGTCCCAGCCGGAGTACGCGGCCGAGATCTGCTCGGTGATCGACCGAGCCCTGCAGGGCTGA